The following nucleotide sequence is from Chiroxiphia lanceolata isolate bChiLan1 chromosome 29, bChiLan1.pri, whole genome shotgun sequence.
gggaacccccccagggacccccaaacccccctgagcccccccagggaccctcaaagccccctgagcccccccagggaccccccagatCCCCCTGAACCCCCACATTCAGCAGTTTCACCCGGTTAAGGTAGAATTCCCGGCCTggggggtgggaaaagggggtCTGGAAGTAttggggacccccccaaacccttctgaaCCCCCCCAGGGAGCCCCCAGAATCCCCCAGGGGGGTGTGACCCACCTGTAGCCGAATTTGTTCATGGCCACAGAGACGTGTTTGGGGTTCCAGGGGTCGCAGGTGTAGAGGTTGTGGTCGTTCTCCGGGATCAAATCCACGTCGTGCAGGAAGAGACAATCCCAGTCCTCGTCCTTCAGGGCCTCCTTCACCCCCACGTTCAGCAGCTTCGCCCGGTTGAACGTGGAATTCCCGGCCTggggggtgggaaaagggggcTGGAAGCactggggaccccccaaaaacctcctggggaccccccaaaacctcctctgggaaccccaaaaccccctctggggaccccccaaacccctcatcCACCCCCCACATTCAGCAGCTTTGCCCAGCTCAACGTGGAATTCCCGGCCTGGAAAGTGGGAAAGGGAGGATGGAAGCATTGGGGACCCCTCAAACCTCTCCAAGCCCCTCtagggaccccccaaaccctcagTGGGGATCCTCCAAACCTCCCCAAGCCCCTCTGGGGACCCTTAAGCTCCCCTGAACTCTCTCTTCAGCCCCACATTGGGCATCTCCACCCACAAGTCCCGGCCCAGGGGCCGTCTGGAAGAAGGGTCTGGGacctccaggaccccccaaacatCCCCAGGCCCCTATGaggacccccaaaaccctctGTGGGGACCCTCCAAACTGCCCCAAGCCCCTCTGGGGCCTCCCAAACCCTCCTTAACCCTCTCTTCACACCCCCCCATTCAGCATCTCAACCCCATCACACACACAActcccatccccaggagtcTGGAAAAAGGGTCTGAGACCCCTgtggacccccccaaacccccccaggcCCCCAAAAATCCTCCGTGGGGACCCTCCAAACCACCCCAAGCCCCTCTGGGgcctcccaaatcccccctcACCCTCACATTCAGCATCTCCGCCCCCTCCCACAGAGGTTTGGGAAAAGGGTCTGGgacccccggggaccccccaaacccccgaAAATCCTCCGTGGGGACCCTCCAAACTGCCCCAAGTCCCTCTGGGACCTCCCAAACCCTCCTTAACCCCTTCTTCACCCCCACATTCAGCATCTCCGCTCCATCACACGCACAACTCCCATCCCGCAAGGCTCTGGGAAAAGGGTCTGGGACCCCCAAGacacccccaaacctccccaagCCCCTCTGGGGACCCCTAAACTCCCCTGAACTCCCTCTTCACCCCCATCTGGGGCCTCCCAAACCCCTCTTCATCCCTTCTTCACCCCCACATTCAGCATCTCCGCCCCATCACGCACACAACTCCCAGCGCGGGGGGGGTCTGGGAAAAGGGTCTGGGATCCCCGAgacccccccaaagcccccccaaatccccccccccGGACCTGGTGCACGACGTAGATGCCGTAGTGGAGCTGCTGGCGCTGCAGGAAGGGGTGCAGGTAGTAGAGGAGGTGGCCCAGGTGGCTCTCCCGGTTGCGGTGGGGGACGATGACGGCCGTGCGGGACCGGGCCTCGCACAGGGGGGGCCGGTaccgcccccccggccccacccCCGGGTTCTTGGCCTGGATGAGCTCCAGCGACGGCACCCGGGCGAAGGTCACCGTCAGGGGACCCACTgtgggggggcacggggggagtAAAGGGGGGCACATGGGGTTGGGGGGATAAAGAACCCCAAATTGGGgttgccccccccccccatcccacagtcTCAAAGCAGGGGGTTCTGGGGGGGGTGTCCTTTCCCCCAGTCCCAAATCAGGGAAGTTTGGGGAGTGTCTTCTTCCATCTCAAAGTGGAGGGCCCCGGGGGTTTGTCCCCACCTCATCCCAAATCGAGGGGGACCCCCAGGAATCCCCAAATTGGGGGTTCTTGGGGTGTGACCCTCTCCAGTTCCAAATCAGGGGAGCCCTGGGATTCGTCCCCCCACAGTCCCAAACTGGGGAGTCCTGGGGGTGTGTCCCCCCCCAATCCCAaactgggggggtttggggagtgtttttccccccccatctCAAAGTGGAGGGACCCAGGATTTGTCCCCCCCAGTCCCAAACTGGGGGGTCCTGGGATCTGTCCCCCTCAATCCCAAACCAGGGGTTCCCGGGAGCGTGTTCCTGCCCCAGTCCCAAactggggggtcctggaggtGTGTCCCCCCCACAATCCCAAACTGGGTGATCCTGGGCTTGTGTCTCCCCCCCCAATCACAAACTGGGTGGTCCTGGGGGTGTGTCCCCCTCTCAATCCCAAACTGCAGGATCCTGGGGGTGTGTCCCCCCCCAATCCCAAACTGGGGACTCCCAGGCTGTGTCCCCCCGTCCCAACCCCCCCATTTCTCCCCTCGGGGATCCCCCAAACcccttgttttcccctccccagtcccccaaacccccattcctcccccccaaacctctcttttccccccatttccccctcattccccccccccagttccccctgTTCCCCCCCTCACCGAGGAAGGGCGATCTCTCGGGGCAGTACGGGAGGGGTCTGGCGGGGTCtggcggcgggggccgggggggcagGAGCCGGCTCAGGTTCTCGTAGACGTCGCGGGTGCGGGAATAGTCGAAGCtgggcccggccccgcggccgaAAAGCGCCGTGAGGTTGCGAAACCCGCCGAGCGAGAAGTAGGCGACGAAGGCGAACTGGCAGCCGACCAGCAGCGCCAGCGAGCACGGCCGCTCCAGCAGCCGCCGCAGCATCGCCTCACCAGAGGGGAAAACCTCACCGGgacgcggcggcggcgccgggccgGGACGCGCGGGCAGCGGGAGGCATcgcgggggcagcgcggggcagcgccgggcacGGCGGAGGCATggcggggctgcgggagggcaggggagaggggcGGTGAGGGACgggagggagaggggcagggagcGGCTCAGACATCGCCGGGATCACCGGGACCACCGGGACCTGCCCACCTCTGGACCGGCTCAGGCACCGCCAGGACCACCGGGATCCCCCCCCCTCGGGACCGGCTCAGACACCGCCGGGACCACCGGGACCTGCCCACTCCTGGACCGGCTCAGACACCATCGGTACCGGGACGTGCCCACTACCAGGACCTGCCTGGCCCCGGGACCGGCTCAGACACCGCCGGGACCACCGGGACCGGTACCAGTTCAGACACCACCAGTACTCCCAGTAACGGCACCTGCGCGCCCCCCGGTAACGATACCTGTCCACCCCCTGTCCCTCCCGGCCCCGGTACCTGCCCGGTCCCAgctcagcacccccagccccggtCCCGGTCCCCGTCGTGGTCCCGGCCCAGCCCCTGTTCCGTCCAAGTCCCAGTTCCGGCCCCATCCTTGTCTGGTTCCCAATCACGCTCCCAgtcccagccccgctcccgtTCCCGCTCCCGATCCCGCTCCCGGTCCGTGCCTGGGCCCGGCTCAGCCCCTCCcggccgccgccatcttggagCGAAGGGCGCGGTGTGATGACGTCACGGGCCGACCGCGTGGCGGGGTCAGGGCCGGGCCGCACCGGGTGAGGGGACAACAGCGGCCCCGGGGGGGAAACCGGGGGGGGGTTCCCTCGGGGAGCCGGGACGGCCGCGGGAAGCGCCGGTGACCtccgggcggggcgcggggtCCCGGTAGGACCCAGGAGAGCCTCTGGAGGTGATGAGGGGCGTGTTCTGGGATGGCCACAACCACATAGGGGCGTGGCCACAGCAAGAGCCGTTGCCGCGGCAACCGCGCGCGCCCCGCCTCCTCACGGGGGCTGCCCCGCCCCTTGTTATACGTCATGGGGGCAGCGCGCTGTGATTGGGCGCAAGGCCAGAAGCGGAGCGTGCTGGGCGGGGCGAGCGCACGTGTGTCCCCCAGTCACGTGTGTCCCGTCCCGGAGGTCACGTGCCCCCAAAATATCCCCCTCAAACACGACTGTCCCACCCCCGGGTCCCCAAAGGACCCCCCCGAacatcccccctcccctcacaTCGCACCGTTCCATAAATATCTTTAATTAATGGCACTGCCATAAATTACAGCTCTGGGGGGTGTGGGGCGCGGACAGGGGGGTCCCTTGGTCCTGCCAGGGGGTCTCCCAAATTAAGGGGGGATAAACACCCAAATTGAGGGGTGATCAATGAGCACCCAAACTGAGTGAGGATCCATGAACACCCAAATTGAGGGGTGACAGCTGTCCCCATGtcctctgtgtccctgtcccctgttGATGCTCAGGTGCCATCAGCAACTGTTGCTTTATTCCCCTCAGCAGCACAAGCACCACTGGTGAAGGCAGctggtccctgtccccactcCTGACCCTGTCCCCATTCCTgaccctgtccccatccctgtccctgtccccatccctgtccctgtcccgtTCCCTCAGGGTCTCTTCACGGTGCTCTCGATGAACGACTCCAGCACAAAGATGGTCTCGTCCACCTGGTTCTCGCTGGCATCGATCCTGGGGACAGACAGCGGTGGGCAGCCacctgtcccccctccccaccccgtCCCCTCCCCATTCCCCAGCCCATCCTAGTCCCCATCACTGTCTCCATCCCTGACCCCTCTCTatccctctccctgtcccctccccattccccatccccatccctgtcccctccccgttccctccttgtcccctctctttccctttccctgtccccatccccatccccatcccctccccgtcccctcctgtcccctcactTGTTGACGTTGCGTTTGAggttctccagc
It contains:
- the B4GALT3 gene encoding beta-1,4-galactosyltransferase 3 isoform X2; this encodes MLRRLLERPCSLALLVGCQFAFVAYFSLGGFRNLTALFGRGAGPSFDYSRTRDVYENLSRLLPPRPPPPDPARPLPYCPERSPFLVGPLTVTFARVPSLELIQAKNPGVGPGGRYRPPLCEARSRTAVIVPHRNRESHLGHLLYYLHPFLQRQQLHYGIYVVHQAGNSTFNRAKLLNVGVKEALKDEDWDCLFLHDVDLIPENDHNLYTCDPWNPKHVSVAMNKFGYSLPYPQYFGGVSALTPDQYMKINGFPISIGHYKMVKHKGDKGNEENPHRFDLLVRTQRAWTQDGMNSLTYSLLEKRLQPLYTNLTVDIGTDPRGPHGAPGSSRRFREEMLRQPPRGALPLPLALARGAPPPHSLPTAPPAAPNSTQGPGTTQDPRGGNQSLARGPL
- the B4GALT3 gene encoding beta-1,4-galactosyltransferase 3 isoform X1, translated to MLRRLLERPCSLALLVGCQFAFVAYFSLGGFRNLTALFGRGAGPSFDYSRTRDVYENLSRLLPPRPPPPDPARPLPYCPERSPFLVGPLTVTFARVPSLELIQAKNPGVGPGGRYRPPLCEARSRTAVIVPHRNRESHLGHLLYYLHPFLQRQQLHYGIYVVHQAGNSTFNRAKLLNVGVKEALKDEDWDCLFLHDVDLIPENDHNLYTCDPWNPKHVSVAMNKFGYSLPYPQYFGGVSALTPDQYMKINGFPNEYWGWGGEDDDIATRVRLAGMKISRPPISIGHYKMVKHKGDKGNEENPHRFDLLVRTQRAWTQDGMNSLTYSLLEKRLQPLYTNLTVDIGTDPRGPHGAPGSSRRFREEMLRQPPRGALPLPLALARGAPPPHSLPTAPPAAPNSTQGPGTTQDPRGGNQSLARGPL